The following are encoded together in the Desulfococcus multivorans genome:
- a CDS encoding multiheme c-type cytochrome — protein sequence MRRSLLFLTTGLLVVGLFFTGASAEQPNFPKAKEYRIERSVPPEAQACIECHRATTPGVFADWAKSRHANANITCLDCHLVQPGDRDIAQDHEKYYGRSDMPWGEAKYKMPVAAIVTPKDCSRCHPDEALQYSKSKHANTIEIMWKIDPWLNKGMNSDNERKTGCYNCHGTVVTIDDAGKIDPATWPNVGVGRINPDGSKGSCTSCHTRHRFSVGEARMPEACDQCHLGPDHPQIEIYEESKHGTIYHAYKDEYNFDAAGGTWTPGLDYRAPTCAACHMSGSGKEPTSHDVTQRLSWETQAPLTVRPQDFAAFPSGTDWQAERQKMKNICSACHGESWIEDFYNGFDKAVEEYNEVYYKPAKQKFDELNEKGLLDATRFFDERLEVEFYELWHHEGRRARMGTMMMAPDYAWWHGFYEVKLRYNIFMEEANHLIETGQKAHVAKDFPNAVGDTQKPPAVFGKP from the coding sequence ATGAGGCGATCATTGCTGTTTCTCACCACCGGTCTGCTGGTCGTCGGCCTGTTTTTCACCGGCGCGTCGGCCGAACAGCCCAATTTCCCCAAGGCCAAGGAGTACCGCATCGAACGCAGCGTTCCCCCCGAGGCTCAGGCATGCATCGAATGCCACCGGGCCACCACCCCGGGCGTCTTCGCCGACTGGGCCAAAAGCCGCCACGCCAACGCCAACATCACCTGTCTCGACTGTCACCTGGTGCAGCCCGGCGACCGGGACATCGCCCAGGATCACGAAAAATACTACGGGCGCTCCGACATGCCGTGGGGCGAGGCCAAGTACAAGATGCCCGTCGCCGCCATCGTGACGCCCAAAGACTGCTCCCGATGCCACCCCGACGAGGCCCTCCAGTACAGCAAGTCCAAGCACGCCAACACCATCGAGATCATGTGGAAGATCGATCCCTGGCTCAACAAGGGCATGAACTCCGACAACGAGCGCAAGACCGGCTGCTACAACTGTCACGGAACCGTGGTCACAATCGACGATGCCGGCAAGATCGATCCGGCCACATGGCCCAACGTCGGCGTGGGGCGGATCAACCCCGACGGCAGCAAGGGATCCTGCACCTCCTGCCACACCCGCCACCGCTTCTCCGTGGGCGAAGCCCGAATGCCCGAGGCCTGCGACCAGTGCCACCTGGGGCCGGATCATCCCCAGATCGAAATCTACGAGGAATCCAAACACGGCACCATCTACCACGCCTATAAAGACGAATATAACTTCGACGCCGCCGGCGGCACATGGACCCCCGGCCTCGACTATCGCGCGCCCACATGCGCGGCCTGCCACATGTCCGGCTCCGGCAAGGAACCCACCAGCCACGACGTGACCCAGCGGCTCTCCTGGGAAACCCAGGCCCCCCTGACGGTGCGCCCCCAGGATTTCGCGGCATTCCCCTCCGGGACCGACTGGCAGGCGGAGCGGCAGAAAATGAAAAATATCTGCAGCGCCTGCCACGGCGAATCCTGGATCGAGGATTTCTACAATGGGTTCGACAAGGCTGTGGAGGAGTACAACGAGGTTTACTACAAGCCGGCCAAGCAGAAGTTCGACGAGCTCAACGAAAAAGGGCTGCTCGACGCGACCCGGTTTTTCGACGAGCGGCTGGAGGTGGAGTTCTATGAACTCTGGCACCACGAAGGACGCCGGGCGCGCATGGGCACCATGATGATGGCCCCGGACTACGCCTGGTGGCACGGCTTCTACGAGGTCAAGCTGCGCTATAACATTTTCATGGAGGAGGCGAACCACCTCATCGAAACCGGCCAGAAGGCTCACGTCGCCAAGGATTTCCCCAACGCCGTCGGCGATACCCAGAAGCCCCCGGCTGTTTTTGGCAAGCCCTGA
- a CDS encoding cytochrome c3 family protein, producing the protein MKKFIISAILVGVGIAIAFPLFSITYYTMVRTSTPEFCASCHEIKPAVTAWRSSTHTNNAAGVVVDCMDCHLPAPQDTFNFFFSKTYHGIKDVAAHFLQDEYDREKAREAAYAAFDNDQCQKCHRNLLYMPTQRGAMLAHRSVVHARPGYEKKCVDCHYDLVHTERGVIMFRQSRIIPYQAKGMRQL; encoded by the coding sequence ATGAAAAAATTCATCATTTCGGCAATCCTCGTGGGTGTCGGCATCGCCATCGCCTTTCCCCTTTTCAGCATCACTTACTACACCATGGTGCGCACCTCCACGCCGGAATTCTGCGCCTCGTGTCACGAAATCAAGCCGGCGGTGACGGCATGGCGCTCCTCCACCCACACCAACAACGCCGCCGGAGTGGTTGTGGACTGTATGGACTGCCATCTCCCCGCCCCCCAGGACACCTTCAACTTCTTTTTTTCCAAGACCTATCACGGCATCAAGGATGTCGCGGCCCATTTTCTCCAGGACGAATACGACCGCGAAAAGGCCCGGGAAGCCGCCTATGCCGCCTTTGACAATGATCAGTGCCAGAAATGTCACCGCAATCTGCTGTACATGCCCACCCAGCGCGGGGCCATGCTGGCCCATCGGTCGGTGGTCCATGCCCGGCCCGGGTATGAAAAGAAATGTGTCGACTGCCATTATGATCTGGTCCACACCGAAAGGGGCGTGATCATGTTTCGCCAGAGCCGGATCATACCGTATCAGGCCAAGGGAATGCGGCAGCTTTGA
- a CDS encoding TetR/AcrR family transcriptional regulator: MNNYSPIFPMTKRRFVTEIRQDQIVEAALDIVRTGGTRRLSVAAVAAKVGIVPSAVYRHFRNKGDIVTSVLRLIRSRLDAHFKAVERLEIDAVDMLHRLFNRHIALIAGNSAIPRIVFSEEVLGGMPEKQEELYDIIRDVLGRVESIVSHGQAEGTIRGDISARDIAVAFFGMIQPAAVIWHISGGEFDLMRHSRSAWRLFSDSLQIRCGP; the protein is encoded by the coding sequence GTGAATAATTATTCACCTATTTTTCCCATGACAAAACGACGATTCGTCACCGAGATTCGCCAGGATCAGATCGTTGAAGCGGCGTTGGACATCGTTCGCACAGGGGGGACCCGTCGTCTCAGTGTCGCCGCGGTTGCGGCAAAGGTGGGCATCGTACCCTCGGCCGTGTATCGGCACTTCAGAAACAAAGGCGACATCGTCACGTCGGTGTTGCGGCTGATTCGATCGCGTCTGGACGCCCATTTCAAGGCGGTGGAGCGACTGGAGATCGATGCCGTCGACATGCTTCACCGGCTCTTCAACCGTCATATCGCGCTCATTGCCGGCAACAGCGCGATCCCCAGGATCGTCTTTTCCGAGGAGGTCCTCGGCGGTATGCCGGAAAAGCAGGAGGAACTCTACGACATTATCCGTGACGTGCTCGGGCGCGTGGAGTCGATCGTGAGCCACGGGCAAGCTGAAGGCACGATCCGCGGCGATATCTCCGCACGGGATATTGCCGTCGCCTTTTTCGGCATGATCCAGCCGGCCGCCGTCATCTGGCACATCAGCGGAGGAGAGTTTGATCTGATGCGGCATTCCCGAAGCGCCTGGCGACTCTTTTCCGATTCCCTTCAGATTCGTTGCGGACCGTGA
- a CDS encoding methionine adenosyltransferase → MGRPMHGRPHPPTVVIEPSRCKPVGRRRVELVERKGIGHPDTICDAVQEAISVALCRAYQEEFGRILHHNIDKSLLVAGSSTPRPGGGRVTAPMRMVIGDRATTVCGNRRIDVDAVVRATVGEWFRKHLRFVDPTVHLVLQNELKPGSAQLGDIFDREVMGANDTSAAVGYAPLSETEALVLAAERFLNSADFKKRYPETGEDVKVMACRRDRHLTLTVATAFVDRFIPDNRTYFSRKAEIKSVLEAHLAERLKTIDTVTVDLNCLDDPARGDAGMYLTVLGTSAEGADGGQVGRGNKVNGLIPLNRPVGTEAAAGKNPTSHVGKIYTLFTHRLAGEIHARVPGVEEVYVWLCSQIGRPIDQPLIASVALSLAAGTTVKAVSTDIEALVRQELDDIHAFTQALAEGAFPVC, encoded by the coding sequence ATGGGCCGGCCCATGCACGGAAGACCCCACCCCCCGACAGTGGTGATTGAACCATCGCGGTGCAAGCCCGTCGGACGCCGGCGGGTCGAACTGGTGGAGCGTAAGGGCATCGGCCATCCGGACACCATTTGCGATGCGGTCCAGGAGGCGATTTCAGTCGCTCTCTGCCGCGCCTACCAGGAAGAATTCGGGCGGATCCTGCACCACAACATCGACAAGAGCCTTCTGGTGGCGGGATCCAGCACGCCGCGGCCGGGCGGAGGCCGGGTGACGGCCCCCATGCGGATGGTCATCGGGGACCGGGCCACAACGGTCTGCGGAAATCGACGAATCGATGTGGACGCCGTCGTTCGGGCCACGGTCGGGGAATGGTTCCGGAAGCACCTCCGGTTCGTCGATCCGACCGTTCATCTCGTGCTCCAGAACGAACTCAAACCTGGATCCGCTCAGCTCGGCGACATCTTCGATCGTGAGGTGATGGGCGCCAACGACACGTCGGCGGCTGTCGGCTACGCCCCCCTCAGCGAGACGGAAGCCCTCGTGCTGGCGGCGGAACGATTTCTCAACTCGGCGGATTTCAAAAAGCGCTATCCTGAAACCGGGGAGGACGTCAAGGTCATGGCCTGCCGGCGAGACCGCCATTTGACCCTGACGGTCGCCACGGCTTTTGTTGACCGGTTCATTCCCGACAATCGAACCTATTTTTCCCGAAAGGCCGAGATCAAAAGCGTCCTAGAGGCTCACCTGGCGGAGCGCCTGAAGACCATCGACACGGTGACGGTCGACCTCAACTGTCTCGACGACCCCGCCCGGGGGGATGCGGGCATGTATCTGACGGTCCTGGGCACCTCGGCCGAAGGCGCCGACGGCGGCCAGGTGGGACGCGGCAACAAGGTCAACGGTCTGATCCCGCTGAACCGGCCTGTCGGCACCGAAGCAGCGGCCGGGAAAAACCCCACCAGCCACGTGGGCAAAATCTACACGCTGTTCACCCACCGGCTGGCCGGCGAGATCCACGCCCGGGTACCGGGCGTAGAGGAGGTCTATGTCTGGCTTTGCAGCCAGATCGGCCGCCCCATCGATCAGCCGCTGATTGCCTCGGTGGCGCTCTCCCTCGCGGCCGGAACCACCGTGAAAGCGGTCTCCACCGACATCGAAGCCCTCGTCAGGCAGGAGCTCGACGACATTCACGCCTTTACGCAAGCCCTGGCCGAAGGGGCGTTTCCGGTCTGCTGA
- a CDS encoding GNAT family N-acetyltransferase produces MVSLRHIIEGLYRRPERSAAWIELVRDLTAPITVVEPDIAFSRRWAGSGDMFVLAAFQGFVKGADFLDRALERGDRFLLLERSERICAFAWVTFRDYPLDLLHTLHLDPGIAYLVYIFVFPDHQGRGVGSYLLGSLMECLREMGCHTLVSGMYEDWEISVGLHLKAGFRIRRKFVKRRLLRFIPCPPKVVNMDE; encoded by the coding sequence ATGGTTTCTCTGCGTCACATCATCGAGGGCCTCTATCGCAGGCCCGAACGGTCCGCCGCCTGGATCGAGCTGGTCCGGGATCTGACGGCCCCGATCACCGTCGTCGAGCCGGATATCGCATTTTCCCGACGCTGGGCCGGCTCGGGGGATATGTTCGTCCTGGCGGCCTTTCAGGGGTTTGTCAAGGGTGCGGATTTTCTGGACCGGGCCCTCGAGCGGGGCGATCGGTTTCTGTTGCTGGAGCGTTCGGAGCGCATCTGCGCCTTTGCTTGGGTCACCTTCCGGGACTATCCCCTGGATCTCCTGCACACCCTTCATCTGGATCCCGGCATCGCTTACCTGGTCTATATTTTCGTCTTTCCGGATCACCAGGGAAGGGGCGTGGGGTCCTATCTCCTGGGATCCCTGATGGAATGCCTTCGGGAGATGGGCTGCCATACCCTGGTTTCGGGGATGTACGAGGACTGGGAAATTTCGGTCGGGCTGCACCTCAAGGCAGGGTTCCGCATCCGCCGGAAATTCGTGAAAAGAAGGCTCCTGCGGTTTATTCCCTGTCCGCCGAAGGTTGTGAACATGGATGAATGA
- a CDS encoding DUF2889 domain-containing protein has product MISLDKTRQKKIHSRSIHTAVYEGGPDTIIVEGSLKDERHLDSYLPTGEMRPPYTVHHMIIRMELQIPELVIVDVAVEMPTAPHAVCQEVRECLTPIKGMRIAAGFTSRVRKLVGRETGCTHLQELLAAMAPAVFQGAWSARIRKPIDPEVYAGMLEKLKNSCWAWRDDGPWAAKGVRTTRK; this is encoded by the coding sequence GTGATTAGCCTGGACAAGACGCGACAGAAAAAGATCCACAGCCGCAGCATCCATACCGCCGTCTACGAGGGCGGGCCCGACACGATTATCGTCGAGGGTTCCCTGAAGGATGAGCGTCACCTCGACTCATACCTGCCCACCGGTGAGATGCGTCCGCCGTATACCGTTCATCACATGATCATCCGCATGGAATTACAGATCCCGGAACTGGTGATTGTCGACGTGGCAGTGGAGATGCCCACGGCGCCCCACGCGGTCTGCCAGGAAGTGCGGGAGTGCCTTACCCCCATCAAAGGCATGCGCATTGCCGCCGGGTTCACCTCCCGGGTCAGGAAACTGGTGGGGCGGGAAACGGGGTGTACGCATCTCCAGGAGCTGCTGGCGGCCATGGCCCCGGCCGTCTTCCAGGGCGCCTGGAGTGCCAGGATCAGAAAGCCGATCGATCCCGAGGTCTATGCCGGCATGCTGGAGAAGCTTAAAAACTCCTGCTGGGCCTGGCGTGATGACGGCCCGTGGGCAGCCAAAGGGGTCAGGACAACCCGAAAATGA